The nucleotide window AGCCAATATGGAGAACTGTGTTATCATCAGCCCAAAATGCCGAATACCCCTCCTCCAATGACTCCATGACTATCCATGCAATGATTATTTTAACCCCATTTGTGAAAAATCAGCTAACTAATTCAGGAAGAAATTACTGTCCCACATTCTACTGTATTGTATAATAAAGGTGAGATATTGAATGTTgatttaaaataaatgaatcaTTACATAACATTTGTTAATTTCTATTATTATTTAGGCGCTGGCTATGGCACACACAATTACCTTTATTTTCTGTTATTGTTTAAGAGATCTTTTTATGTTGTTACATGTAACACACATACTTATCAGACTGAAACTATATACTATTTCATTCCATTGCACTCTTGTGTTTGTAAAAGTAGTTATGCTGTCTGGTGTTTGTAAAAGTAGTTATAATCTCTGGTGTTTGTAAAAGTAGTTATGttgtcttgtgtatgtgtgtgcttctagGGAGAGAGTGCTTAGTAGAAATCACTCTCATATTGTCCTATAGCGATTGtgtgaagaatgtgtgtgtgtgtctgtaagagaCCGTAATTATGGGAGATCACTCTCATATTGTCCCATAGCGATTGTGTGAAGAGTGTGCTGCTaacatgtggctgtgtgtgcatgagtgatgGTTTGCATTTGTGTAATCTGACACCTGTGAATATTTATGTGGATGAACGGAACACAGGCACACTCAGTGCATATCCACTGTTGACGTTGGGAGACTGAATCTTAGAGTGTTGCTCCTGTGTCCTAAATCTCTACTGAACATCATATCATACTCTGGTGGGCGAGAGGCCCTGAGCAACCACCTTACATCAATTATTATGGCACAGTAGTAATATGTACAATCTAATCAAAATATGAGCATATCATtactgcatgagtgtgtgtgcgcgtgtgtgtgtgtatcgcgaTATAtccgtgtgtgtatgcttaTCCGGGTGGGTGTGCATGCATCTGGTGTGTAAAGGAGTCAGTATTAAAAGAACCTGTAACTGACATGTCATCATCTTTGTATGTTTCAAAGGAAAGGAAACCAAATATATATTCAAAAAGGCACACCACAAGGTACCTACTAAAGCTTGTAGACCTGAGACAGACATTTTCATGTCAAGAGCTCTTTCCTGTGTCTGTATGCAAGTGTAGCAGGGGGAGGTAGATGTTAGAGTATGTAAATAGTAGACTACGCCACCTGCGAGGGTTAGGCCCTCCAGGAACTAATTTAGAAACCTTTTGGTCAGTTTAGACCCCATTGGGCACACAGTTTAAGTAACACTTGAGACTGGAGACATGGTTCTACAAAAGATGATAATTATAATTTATTGACACAAATTACATACACTACAACAAACATCCAACCACAGGACAATTCACATGGTACACACAGGAACCAGCTGCACTCAGCTATTGCTGAAGGCCCTATAGGTCTAGAGTTACCATAACCTGGACAAGGAGCAGGGCTGTGGGCTTACTACGACCGACAGACTTTGGTTTTGGTTGGTGACAAGCACGAagtagacatatacacacaataaacaaacattgGGCTAATTCTGCCAATCGCCCCAAACAGTAAAATCAAAGGACTACACAACACACTCTGGAGGAGTAGGAACACAGTACAAGTATAAGACACAACAGTACTATAAAACCAGCAGCAGGAAACAGGGCGACAGCATCGGGTGGCGTGGGAGCAGCAAGCTTGAAGCTTGGTCAACCACAAGTTCTGGGTTCGCCGAAGTGGAGTTGTCCCCTGCGTGTGGAGGAGGGGCACGGCCACAGCTCTACACTGACAAACGAGCAGGGAATTAGGGACGCTAGCAGACAATGGGgcacaaacaaaacattaacaaacactCGGGGTGAGGTTGCCTACCTGAATTGGATAGGAGGCTGCCTTACAGTAAGCAGAGGCTTGAATCAGAGCAAATTACTCACTGCTGAACCCACGAGACAAAGCGTGCTACAGCATAAAAAGAAGAGAGTAGATGTAGCATAAAATAATGTGCTGAAGTCACATCATACAGATTTAAATAATCTCTTACTTCAGAATTGTTCCTCAAACACCCAACAGGACAGCACTAGCCCAAACAGCCTACTGCTCCCACACCACTACCACAAATTAGGTAGAGAATTGGGAGACATGCAGTCAGCTGCCTTGATATGTGGCAGGTGCCACCTGGTAATTAGCAAGATGGTCTTCAGCTAATCAACAATTAAGACGAAAAAAGGGGCGGAGACCTATCCTGCTACACAAGAAATGTCATATATGTGTCCCCTAGTATGCTACTCTgaggttaaaggagaattcggtgtgatattgacctaaagtgtgttgaaacatgatacatgatacatgagtgtgagcattatgtctcatagcccatctcggcttgtcccctgcactccaaaatctgaagctagttagccgatgctaccaacagctttttcaatagtggcaaagataatgaatgcgtagcaagatgggtcctagttcatgtctatgagggcaaagtggagttcagtcagaggcgggctctggttcagttccgcctgcacaggggcgtgtcactggcgtatgacttacgtttgagcgcgcctcggttccacgccagacaagcggagtacaaaataaacttggtgtacaccttcattaatgttgattttctctcaaCTGGAGGGGTCATACTATCacgacattctactgaaatatggaggagggtttggagatcatgataccatgtccgaaatgtgcatccattgctcagaaaaataaggcttggacaaattctgggaaattcttggattctgccatggacctcaatgttaaaaagagagccTGATCACTGCATAAGTAATGTGGGGcgtgtactgctaccctatttgcataaattTCCAGGAACAGAAATGGCTCtatcgtaatcaaccatctttgataGTGGTGTAAtcaaccatgcaaataaatcactgttttacaccatttacgaggctcaatgtatctccacacttcattggtagacttcctagGGCCATGACATTTAAAatagacattgagaactttgaaaagccaaaaataattcatggaaatgcatggattccagtcactgctactggaagaaactggaatccatgcatttccacttcatttttggaatctgattctttatcatacctgttcattcttattTCGACTTAACgagactaaattcaagatggctgcaaacactaaacttagaagatactgtctgcataaatcatcttgtaagtaaactaccagtgcttttcaaagttctcaatgtctcgtttgaaatgtcagggccctaggaagtctaccaatgaagtgtggagatacattgacattaaatggtgtaaaacagtgatttatttgcatagcccgatgcgaagcaccaccattgaaaaagctgttggtagcatcggctaactagcaccagattttggagtgcagggggcaagccaagatgggctatgagacatacgttcacactcggtatcatgtttcaacacactttaggtcaatatcacaccggaattctcctttaactcaaGCAATGAGGTTAAACAGAACAGCAGATCTGGTGACCATCGAAAGTGAAGAGGAACGAGTAATACTGAGAAAGATGGAGGTGTGGTtacatgaatatgtgtgtgtgtgtgtgtgtgtgtgtgtgtcagtaataCATGTGTCTGATCTTTATTGGACCTGACTTTGTTGTCTGACTATACTACAGGTTTACATTAATGGGCTGGCGAGATTTGGTTGGATTGGACTACAAAGACATACGGTCTGGACGTGGGTAGAGCACTCTCCAGAGGGTCAGTTATAAATTCATCAGCAATGGTTATAATGGCTTCAACAATACTGTAGGACTATCAGTTATTACACTTGACTAATAGCTGAACGCTTTGCTATATGCTGCATTGAAAATTcctttcaatttcaatttcaggCCCGTGTTCTGGGAACCTGGACAGCCCAACAGCAACACAGAGAATTGTGTTCTGTCCAGCCCAAACGTGGAGGACCCCACCTCCAACTGGCATGACTATCCATGCTCCTCTACGTTTTACCCCATTTGTGAAAAATCAGCTAACTAATTCAGGAAGAAATTACTGTCCCACATTCTAAGGCAAGATAATGAATGTTGATTTAAAAGACATGAATAGGGCCCCAGCCGTGGTGCGGCTGGCTGGGGCGCCTGCAccatacgccggcgacccgggttcgattcccgccccgtggtcttttccggatcccaccccgactctctctcgcttcctgtcattctctactgtcctgtaaattaaaaaggcaaaaaatattaaaaaaaaaattaaaaaataaaagacatgAATAGCCCTCTGTGGACTAAATCATTACATAACATTTGTTATTGTTTAGGCACTGGCTATATGGAACACACAATTACCTTTAGCCTCTGTTAttgcttaaaggtgcagtcaggaaTTTTAAGTAGTTATGTTGTCTTGTGTTTGTAAAAGTAGTTatgttgtattgtgtttgtaAAAGTAGTTATGTTGTCTGGTGTTTGTAAAAGTAGTTatgttgtattgtgtttgtaAAAGTAGTTATGTTGTCTGGTGTTTGTAAAAGTTTAGGTTGTCTGGTGTTTGTAAAAGTTTATGTTGTCTGGTGTTTGTAAAAGTAGTTATGTTGTCTGGTGTTTGTAAAAGTAGTATGCATCACCCTGAAGTCTCCTTTTGCAATGCAGCTTGAATGTAAGTTGCTACTACTGTTTAGCGCAGCCATATTTGATTTCAAAGCTATAGCATCATCCActctcgtcgctgattggccCTACTTTTATGGGGTCTGATGGAAATGTTATGTTGTTCCAGAGACTAGTACctccctgaaaggagatctaggTGGGTGTGGCCAGGCTACTGTCACTTTCGTGCCTTATTGCTTAATTGTTAAGGTCAAGATCCAATAAATGGATCTTTTAATAATAACTCTTGCATTGTACATCCAACTTCACTCAATACTGTACTCACTTGTATCTGCCTGATGAACAGTTCTGGAGATATCCAGAGAAATGTTGTGCTATatagaggtagggagagagatgtgttCTGTAGGTGTACAGGAGATGTaaagagtgtaagtgtgtgtaagctgTAGTGCACTAGGCTCATTAGTTGTTTGCAATACTCTACGGACAGAGAGATGGTGGACTGCTGTTGAGGGCCAGGAACAGGCCACAAATTGGTAACAGCAacggaaactgtgtgtgtgtgtgtgggtcacacTACATGGCACACTTAGCTCTGAAGACCTGTAACACTACATGACACACTTAGCAGACACATGATATGGGGGGCATGGGAACTAGGATTACTTTAATGGTAGAAAAAATAGTACAGAACACAAGTTTCCAGGGATTGTACAACACTACTGTCtttatacaaaaacaaatactcCACCGGGGTGTTAAGGAGAAGCAaacattctatctctctctctctctctttcacacacacacacacacacacacacataggggtgttcacacaggcacatacattcacacagacattaTGCAGACAcatctaaatacagtcacaaaCCCACAGCAAATATGATActgcatacataaataaatatagacaTGAAGTATATACAGGAATTATTACATAAATGCATAGCAACAGATATTTTCTACAGTAAATTAAGCACatataaaactttttttttccatttcgaTAAGTGATTTCAAAAGTGGGAGGGGCCACGCAGGGTAAGTTGCCATGCCAACAGATCACTGggagggttggggtgggggatgTCAAAATCATGCACAACCATTGGACAACTACATCAAGTCAGCCGCTTTTTCACTCCGCCCTGACGAGCGCTCTGCTGCATGCAACGCCTGGTCTTCAAGATGTCCTCTGCACAGCGTCTGGTCAAGGGACAAGAGTCAGCTAAGTGCTGTTCAGTTTCCACACTAACtcaatggtggtggtgatggaaggggtggggggggcacacacacacacacacacacacacacacacacacttgcctttgccttgcacacacacacacacacacacacacacacacacacacacacacacacacatgttaaatGTATTGGGGAAGGGGGTTAGTATTCCATCACAAGCATATCACACATTAGATTAAAATTTTCCAAAACTCTTGTTTTACACCAATCATGTCCAAAGTCCAGTTGTGTTGGAGAGCACTGGAGGTTTTCCAGAGTTAAAGAGGGGAGAgtgtttgggtgggtgggtggatggggtgAAGAGATCCTGTGGACCAGAGCGATGCACCACTCCTCCGCCTCCCAGCTTCACTCTCCTCCGTCCATCCTTCCCTCCACTTTGCTGTCGTTGAGGTTCTTGGTGGTCACTCTCTCCTGCTGTCCCATCGGTGGCAGAGATCCGCTTCCTCTGGCCTGGAGGGCTGTCCGGTGCCTCTGAGCTCAGTGGCGCTCCACCAGTGCCTTGGCATGGTGCTTCTTCAGACGCAGACCTGAccaacaagacaaaagatgagcATGAGCATGAGTGTAACTTTCTATAAATATCTATGTAAGTATCTATGACACCTGTCTCCTATAAAGGAACACAATTATTTTAGTAACACTGCTGTTGATCATAATGATTATTTTAGTGATCGCATTGCTATTGGTCATAATGATTATTTTGGTGATAATACTGCTATTGATCATAATGAAGGTGAGGATAATAACGGTGGGGTTGCTTGCTATTGCCGTTTGCTTACGGTAAGGCTGCACTCTTCTGGGCGTGTTGGGCGTCTGGAAGGTCCTGAGGGTGGCCGGTCCCTCCCCGGTGGCTGTCAGCACTTGGACCTCCAGCCGGTAGAGAGACGCTGGCTGCAGCCCCGACACCAGCAGGAGCCTGTGGTCctgcagagaaacagagagagagaagtatagAGGTTTAACGCTTGTTTATTAAACCGCTACATTGTCACATTATTAAAACACATTAAACagtagagaagaggaagagagaatgtTTTAATACTCAGTTAGCATTTAACTCTTTCAGAgttgaagagagagaacagatcagatcagagaggtttagacagacacagatatcACTGTCTATGAATATAATACACAGACCAGCACAGCTTGTAGTTATAACATATAACGCACAGACAGGCACAGCTATCACTATCCATGTAGTTATAACATATAACGTACAGACAGGCACAGCTATCACTATGCAGTTATAGGATATAATGAACCAGTGGAGCTGTCACTGTTAATACAGATATAGCAGCCTGGAAGCCCTGCCCTAAACATTTGACACGCCTCTATGAAAACTTGAGAAGTGTGCGGACCAATCCAATCGTCCGGGCGGGCTTTAtaaaatgatggacagatgagcaacggTGCCTATTCATTCATGTGACCTGAGTGCGCTTGGGTAGATTTTGTGTACAGCATAAAGCTTGTCACTAGGCGTTTATATCGCTATCATGCCTGTCGCACAAGATATTGACACTGTAATCATTTTAAAAAAGGAACAGAAAACAGCATTTGTCGAGAAGAAGGATGTGTCGGCTGTTCTCACTAAAagatcatagactgtataaagaaGTACATGATTCatggtaggctatttcattgctctgattggttaggtctatccaattgtgtTTAGAGGCATTTTCCCCGTATCGGTTGAATAATCACATGAAAAACGCCCAATAATCACATTCCACCCCGATTCCAGACTCAAAATCTGAATAAAATTTTGAATATGGCTACATCAGACTACAGATAGGATATAATAGCCAAACCAGCACAGCTAGCGCTGTAAGAGACTTACTGGGGGCAGGATCTGCGACTGAGACACCAGGCTGTTGGGCAGGCCGTTCTTGCGGCCCTCACCCATCATCTCCGTCCACGTGACCTGGAAGCCGGTGACCGGCGGAGGCGGGCGGGTCGGAGCCACGCTCCAGGAGAAGAGCGCCGTCACGTTCCCCTGCTGGACGGAGAACGAGGCCGTCAGGTTCTCAGCCCGAGCGGACGTCTTAGGGAGAGACAGACCCACTGGAATAATGAAAAGGATAGAAATAGTGAGGGAATGAGATCAATAATACACaccaaatgtatttttaaaaagtcACATATAAGTGTTTAAAGAGCCACAGCTTATCTAATTCTGTCTGACAGCATTGAGGAAAGAAGGCTCTCAACTGATTTAACTGAAACGATTCAAAGCTGATTAAAAGTGCTTCAGGCTGAGTCCAGCTGACTTACTTATGTCTCCAGGGCAGGGGATATGTTTGGAGCTCTTGGCACGGAGAGTGGCACAGGAAGGGGTGTAGAAGCTGGTGCTCTCGGCCTGGGCACGGCCCTTGGTGCCCGCGGGATGGATGGTCACTGTGTACTTACACGAGAACAGCAGGTTGGGCAGACTGGCAAAATTCTCCTGCAAGaaggaaatataaaaaaacttgTTTTTTGGAGCGTACCTTACAAGCACACAGCACCACCATATCATGACTATCGGTGCTGATGGGGATGGCAACCATGGTTACCTCGGTGTTGATCTTCTCAGTGGTTCTGGTCTGGTTATGGCTGCAGACCTCAGGAGTCCACTGGACACGGTAGCGCCCCACGGAGGTATCTATGGGAATAGCAGCAACAGACTTCAGCTTCTACATTCTCATCCATGACAGTTAGTGCATCACCACACACAGCTTTACCCAACACAGTTAGTGCATCATCACCACAAACAGCTTTACCCAACACAGTTAGTGCATCACCACACACAGCTTTACCCAACACAGTTAGTGCATCACCACACACAGCTTTACCCAACACAGGATGAAGCAAAGAACAGTACCCAGCTTTTGTAGCTTTTAGTGCACTACAGATAATACACATAATGGCCTTATCACCTTGCTCAAAATGAGTTCATTCCAGATGGTCATTACTACCATTAGGTTTGTCCATACATTGGAGATTGGAACAACAGCGCAAGAGGTGaagacaatctctctctctgcttaccTCTCCTCTTCCAATAGACTCGGACCTGCAGCTGGCCGTCCTGGTAGAATGGCGTTCCCACATCCATGAGGTCAGACGACTGTTTCCCGGCAGGAGACCGGTCAGTTGGGGGCTCTGCTGGAGAAGAAGAGGGGAACTGATTGTAAGTTATACAATTTATTTCTGCTGGGAAGATCATCTGTGACATTGGGGGCCCCATAGCATAACATTATAGTGGCTCAAGCGACAGAAAGCCATAATGGTGTGGAGAGGTGCtgcttctcccctcccctcagcAGTAATGCAAGCTGAAAGGATCAGTCGGGAGGGATGTGCCCTGAGGGACCAACAGTCAAAACGGACCTCCAGACACATCTGCTAAAGAGGTTCTGATACATATCCAGAAAAGCCCTGGAGGCAGGGGgaagtgtatggtgtgtgtgtgtgtgtgtgtgtgtgtgtgtgaggcgaggagggtgtgtgtgtgtggggggtaaatAACAGGAGAggcggaggaagaggagggaagtggaatgaaggaaggagagaggagcagaaacaacaagagtggagaagagaggagaaagggccagaggagaaaagaagagatgaaaagaaaaatgaataGAAGAGTGGattagaagagaagagagggaatgagatggcagccagggagaggagaggagaaagagcaggggagagaagcgagtgggagaggagagaggagagagaagaggagaggagaggagaggaggagaaggagaggagagaggagaggagaggagaggagagaggggaggagaggagagaagagaagtaagggaagagaggaggagataggagaggagaggagaggagaggagagaagagaagcaagaggagaggaggagaggagaggagaagagaagagatgagaggaggcagaggagaggaggagagaggaggagaggaggaggagagaggaggagtggagagaagaggagagagggaggagaggagaggagagagtgagaggagaggagagaagagaagtaaagaggagaggaggagagaggagaagagaagagatgaggagagtggagagagagggaggaagggagtggagaggagggagaggaggaggagggagaggagaggagaggagaggagaggagagtggtgtACTAGGCTGGTCTGCTAGGTGGGCTGGAGGCGTGTGTGAAGAGGGCATAGGAGCAGCCTTCAGCCCCAGTAGAGCTCCCTCGTCTCCTCAAACCCTCAATCCACTACAACGTCCTCCCCTGGGACACCCTGGGGCAACCTCAATTGGGGAACACACGCATATACtatatacacaccacacacacatgcacacacacacacacacacacacacacacacacacacacacacacacacacacacacacacacacacacacacacacacacacccaagtgtgcacatgcacatgtggaTACATGTATACCCGACCACCAGACACACAGTTACAAAAACAGTTCTCTGCAGCCCAgagtttatctctctctctctctctctctctctctctctttcaccagaatgagtttatctctctctttctctctattctaCATAATGAGtttatctatctctttctgtcttctccTGACCAGTCTTCAACAGATAGAGCTTCCAGTCACAGCTGTTGTCAGATTAGTTCAATTTAAAGTGAAGGACTGTGAGGCCGGCGGCTGAACAGAttcagactttgactttgtataAACAGCGGCTTCACAACTTTCTTTTCCATTACCTTCTCCCTGTAAGCAACACTCCGCAGCGGAGAGTTGTGTTGAAAACACAATCATTGCTTCCATCTCATAAAtgatccttacacacacacacacacacacacacacacacacacacacacacacacacacacacacacaaaacggcCTCACCAAAATGACCTCATTCTAAGGATAACAACTGTGTGTAACTGAGAGAAAAAAGCAATCAGACGTGTGTGCTGATTTTGGCTGCTCGCAACACACACTTAGGTGTGCCAAATGTGATGATGTAATCATCTGccacccttgtgtgtgtgtgtgtgtgtgtgtgcatatgtgtgaaaGATAGACCCGAAAGCGAGAGACTCTTAAGGAGTTTTGACAGGAACACACAGAACTGTTTATCATCCACCTCACCCTACAACTCCCTACAGAGAACTGTCTGTGACTCACaaagtgtgcgtgtgcatttgtgcgtgtgcatttgtgtgtgttcctctgagtgtgtgtgtgtgtgtgtgtgtgtgtgtgtgtgtgtgtgtgtgtgtgtgtgtgtgtgtgtgtgtgtgtgtgtgtgcatgtgcgtgaaaGATAGAATGAAGCGAGAGACTCTTAAGGAGTTttgacagggacacacacagaactgttTATCATCCACCTCATCCTACAACTCTAACAGAGAactgtctgtgactgtgtgtgtgtgtgtgtgtgtgtgtgtgtgggcatgtgtgtgtgtgtatgtgaggtatgagtgagtgtgaggtatgaggtgtgtgtgtgtgtgtgtttaccccaGTAGCAGTCTTCCTGCGTTTGACTCTCGGGGGTGACTCAGCCCCTGCGTTTCCAGTCCAGCTCCAGGAGACCCTGTAGTGGTGCACAGGGATGTCAGGGTTGCTGGGCAAAGCCCAGCCCAGACGGGCAGTCAGAGCGCCATCGCCGCCAACGGTCAAGTTCACCAGCCTGAGGTCACTAGGGGTGGAGGGAGCAGCAGGGTCTGTGTGGGAGAGACGGTgccagtcactcacacactcctaaaCTTCACTTCACTTAACACAGCTTCTCCACAAAAcatgcatttttgtgtgtgtgtgtgtgtctggtgtgtgtgtggttgagcgagtatgtactatgtgtgtatgttttgcatttatgcttatgagtgtgtgtgtgtgtgtgtgtgtgtgtgtgtgtctgtgtgtgtgtgtgtgtgtgtgtgtgtgtgtgtgtgtgtgtgcgtgcatgttgtgtgtttttgtttatgtgcatgagcatgagcatgtgtatttataagtgtgtttataagtgtgtgtgtgtgtgtgtgtgtgtgtgtgtgttgtgtgtgtgtgtgtttgtgtgcatgtttctaTTTGACATTAAACAGTTGTAACTGACGAGCATCGCATCTGGTAAGCGTTGTGTGTCAAgtagaagaaaaaaacacagtggCTTGGCAGACATTTGTTTGTCtgaggtttgtttgtgtgaaggACTTGAAGGTCTTTCATTTAAAACAATAAACCACAAACTTGACTAATACTTCACtgacaatttctctctctctctctctctctctctctctctctctctctaacctttTGTGGATCGGTAGTGTCTGCTGGGTGTGGTGGGTCCTCTGGTTCCATGGACATTGATGGCAGAGACTCTAAACTGGTACCACCTGCCGGGCCGCGTGTCTGGTAGACTGGCCCGCTCCTCCGTGGTCTGATGAGGTATACAAATGCAataagcacacaaacaaaacaacacataaTTTACAGTAACCCAAGAAAATGAGAGAATACACAATAAATCAGTCCATAAACCCCTTTGGGCCAGTTTCCTACATATGGATTAAGCCCTAGTCCTGGACTAAAAGAGAATTGTAGTAGAGATCTCCATTAAGAAAAAGCTTGCAGTCTATGACTAGGCTAAACCCATGGACAGGAAAATGACTTTGTGTCCCTATGCAGGTATCAGTGTACCACacctaaacaacaacaacaacacaaactcaATTCAATTTAAGTTCGATTTGCACTGATGTTGggacacattcataaacaacaACGTCTCTGGTGTCCTGTCTGTTATGTCTATATGGGTATTAATGAGACACTGGCATCCTATACGTCCTGCTAACAAGTGTGCGTGCTCACCTGTGCCACCACCTCCCATGGGGTGGCGCTGTCCTCGCTGGGCTGGATGCCGTAGTTCCAGCGGCGCTCCAGCACGTACACCACAGGCTCGGCCGACACGTTGAAGCGTGAGGACCAGCGCACCTCCAGTCCGCCGCGCGGCAACTCCTCGAACGCCAGCTCCTTGCGCGGCTTCAGAGGAGCACCTGTAGGCATCCAGAGAGAGCAGCCTCAAGAACCAGAGAcaaccagacagagagagactacaACTACCAGTGCTACTGATTATAACCTGGAGCACCATAATACACTCTCAGCCCTTTATCATGGTATTATACACACAGAATGGATTAGTAAAAAACGAAATGAACCAGAAAATGGCATcgacaaaaaaaatcacaaatagTAAGAAACAATAACAAATTGTATGAAAAATCTGCTGTaggatctgtctgtctgtctatctgtcaatAACAAAGGTGTGAAGTGAGTATGGCAGCATGGTTGTGTTCTGATGTCAGTTGTGCTGTGGGTGTGTTCTGGTGTCAGTTCGCAGGTGCTGCTGTGGTGTGTTCTACGGGTGTCGGTGTGCTGTGAAGTTTGTGTTCACCAGATgtgctgtgggtgtgtgctgATAGTGTCCAGTTGTGCTGTGTgtcaggtgtgctgtgtgtcagtTGTGCTGTGTGTCAGGTGTTCTGTGTCAGGCCCAGGTGTGCTGTGTGccaggtgtgctgtgtgtcagttgtgctgtgtgtcagttgtgctgtgtgtaaggtgtgcgtgtcaagtgtgctgtgtg belongs to Alosa alosa isolate M-15738 ecotype Scorff River chromosome 23, AALO_Geno_1.1, whole genome shotgun sequence and includes:
- the LOC125288297 gene encoding LOW QUALITY PROTEIN: anosmin-1-like (The sequence of the model RefSeq protein was modified relative to this genomic sequence to represent the inferred CDS: inserted 2 bases in 1 codon); translation: MPYTSWVSCLWITLLLSCTGMAGARRPESSASLGSLFRARCAARCLSLYNTRIASSYRIAQVNGSLGWCQDHKQCAKCLEPCKDSWELRDGPCRDLCEGSFPRKHGECVTSCEFLRSVMAEKQGECXPTEGLPSPFAKPSWESCEEDGECSAHKKCCSNGCGHTCQQPKNLYRGAPLKPRKELAFEELPRGGLEVRWSSRFNVSAEPVVYVLERRWNYGIQPSEDSATPWEVVAQTTEERASLPDTRPGRWYQFRVSAINVHGTRGPTTPSRHYRSTKDPAAPSTPSDLRLVNLTVGGDGALTARLGWALPSNPDIPVHHYRVSWSWTGNAGAESPPRVKRRKTATGMIFPAEINCITYNQFPSSSPAEPPTDRSPAGKQSSDLMDVGTPFYQDGQLQVRVYWKRRDTSVGRYRVQWTPEVCSHNQTRTTEKINTEENFASLPNLLFSCKYTVTIHPAGTKGRAQAESTSFYTPSCATLRAKSSKHIPCPGDIMGLSLPKTSARAENLTASFSVQQGNVTALFSWSVAPTRPPPPVTGFQVTWTEMMGEGRKNGLPNSLVSQSQILPPDHRLLLVSGLQPASLYRLEVQVLTATGEGPATLRTFQTPNTPRRVQPYRLRLKKHHAKALVERH